One window from the genome of Alnus glutinosa chromosome 13, dhAlnGlut1.1, whole genome shotgun sequence encodes:
- the LOC133854385 gene encoding phospholipase A1-Ibeta2, chloroplastic: MMASMLPANKIFMSLARQSSFKCQMSPLNPLSRSSSSLRRPETSTEATRLHLANLEKLLQTSAPADRKPILKDSNNGSMEIKGKGPLEGLNLARLMWPEMKAAEEMSPRHLNRLQRLLSKTGEYSPRNNLGSKWREYHGCNHWKGLLDPLDENLRREVVRYGEFIQAAYHSFHSNPEMSAQEPPQPRHVALSDRSYRVTKSLYATSSIGLPKWVDDVAPDLGWMTQRSSWIGYVAVCEDKREINRMGRRDIIIALRGTSTCLEWAENFRAQLVDMNQNHGQAKVECGFLSLYKTRGAHVPSLAESVIDEVKRLTELYKGETLSITVTGHSLGAALALLVADDISTCTADVPPVAVFSFGGPRVGNRGFADRINTNNVKVLRIVNSQDVITRVPGTLMSEEMDQKLRNTKVGGVLDMLDRNMPLAYSHVGEELRVDTKMSPYLKPDADMACCHDLEAYLHLVDGFMASNCPFRANAKRSLVRLLQDQKSNVKKLYTSKAKTLSLNLETQRLPMSMSTCLPSPSS, encoded by the coding sequence ATGATGGCTTCCATGCTTCCGGCTAACAAAATCTTCATGTCACTGGCCCGGCAGAGCAGTTTCAAATGCCAAATGTCTCCGTTAAACCCTTTATcacgatcttcttcttctttaagaCGGCCGGAAACATCAACGGAGGCAACACGATTACACCTAGCCAACCTCGAAAAACTCCTCCAAACGTCAGCCCCAGCTGACCGGAAACCGATTCTCAAAGATTCCAACAATGGGTCAATGGAAATTAAGGGAAAAGGACCTCTAGAGGGGCTCAATTTGGCCAGACTAATGTGGCCGGAAATGAAGGCCGCCGAGGAAATGTCCCCTCGACATCTTAACCGCCTCCAACGACTCCTGTCGAAGACAGGAGAGTACTCTCCGAGAAACAATCTCGGCAGCAAATGGCGCGAGTACCACGGTTGCAATCACTGGAAAGGGCTTCTGGACCCGCTCGACGAGAATCTCCGGCGAGAGGTGGTCCGGTACGGCGAGTTCATACAAGCCGCCTACCATTCCTTCCATTCCAATCCTGAGATGTCGGCTCAGGAGCCGCCGCAGCCGCGTCACGTGGCGCTGTCTGACAGGTCCTACAGAGTCACCAAGAGCCTCTACGCCACTTCGTCCATTGGATTGCCGAAGTGGGTCGACGACGTGGCGCCGGATCTTGGTTGGATGACCCAGCGGTCCAGCTGGATCGGTTATGTTGCCGTCTGCGAAGACAAGAGGGAGATCAACCGGATGGGGCGGAGAGATATCATCATCGCCCTCCGTGGGACCTCCACGTGTCTCGAATGGGCTGAGAATTTCAGGGCCCAGCTCGTCGATATGAACCAAAACCACGGGCAAGCCAAGGTCGAATGCGGGTTCCTGAGCCTCTACAAGACACGTGGTGCGCACGTGCCAAGCCTAGCCGAGTCGGTGATCGACGAAGTGAAAAGGCTGACGGAGTTGTACAAAGGAGAGACACTAAGCATAACGGTCACTGGCCACAGCCTGGGCGCAGCGTTGGCTTTGCTAGTAGCTGACGATATCAGCACATGCACCGCCGACGTACCGCCGGTCGCAGTATTCTCCTTCGGCGGACCTCGCGTCGGCAACAGAGGGTTCGCCGACCGTATTAACACCAACAACGTTAAAGTTTTAAGAATTGTCAACTCCCAAGACGTCATCACCAGGGTCCCTGGCACGCTTATGAGCGAGGAGATGGACCAGAAACTAAGAAACACAAAGGTCGGAGGTGTCCTCGACATGCTCGACAGAAACATGCCGTTGGCGTACTCGCACGTCGGAGAAGAACTACGGGTTGACACGAAGATGTCGCCGTATTTGAAGCCAGATGCTGACATGGCGTGCTGCCATGACTTGGAGGCTTACCTACACTTGGTGGACGGATTTATGGCGTCGAATTGTCCATTCAGAGCAAATGCAAAGAGAAGTCTTGTGAGGCTGCTACAAGATCAGAAATCTAACGTGAAAAAATTGTATACTAGTAAGGCAAAAACGCTGAGTTTAAATCTTGAAACACAGCGACTGCCCATGTCCATGTCTACTTGCTTGCCTAGTCCCTCATCTTGA